In Oscillatoria acuminata PCC 6304, a single window of DNA contains:
- a CDS encoding ADP-ribosylglycohydrolase family protein has product MEKIARYRGCLLGLAVGDALGTSLEFKQPGTFTPITDMVGGGIFNLQPGEWTDDTSMALCLAESLIEKQGFDPVNQLENYLKWEQTGYFSSTGECFDIGNTVQQALALFQHTRQPYCGATDARSAGNGSLMRLAPVPLFYAGDFEKAIALSKDSSRTTHGAATAVDACRYFAGLIIGAIQGTSKEELLGPHYSPVPGYWQNHPLVPEIAEIAAGSFKTRQPPEIQGTGYVVKSLEAALWAFYHSQSFEEGCLLAVNLGDDADTTGAIYGQIAGAFYGELGIPERWRQQLVDADLIISFGDRLFEFAESGVTP; this is encoded by the coding sequence ATGGAAAAAATCGCTCGATATCGCGGATGTCTTCTCGGTTTAGCCGTGGGTGATGCCCTGGGAACTTCCTTAGAATTTAAGCAACCAGGGACTTTTACCCCCATCACCGATATGGTAGGCGGGGGTATTTTTAACCTCCAACCTGGAGAATGGACCGATGATACGTCAATGGCTTTATGTTTAGCAGAAAGTCTGATTGAAAAACAGGGGTTTGATCCGGTTAACCAATTAGAAAACTATTTAAAATGGGAGCAAACGGGATATTTCAGCAGTACCGGAGAGTGTTTCGATATTGGAAATACGGTGCAACAAGCCCTGGCGCTATTTCAGCACACGAGACAACCCTATTGTGGTGCGACCGATGCCCGGAGTGCGGGGAATGGTTCTCTGATGCGGTTAGCACCTGTTCCCCTATTTTATGCGGGTGATTTTGAGAAGGCGATCGCCCTCTCAAAAGATAGTTCACGGACCACCCACGGCGCAGCTACCGCCGTTGATGCTTGCCGATATTTTGCCGGATTAATTATCGGTGCAATTCAAGGCACCAGCAAGGAAGAATTACTCGGACCTCACTACAGTCCAGTTCCTGGATATTGGCAAAATCATCCCCTCGTTCCAGAAATTGCTGAAATTGCGGCAGGTTCTTTCAAAACCCGCCAACCCCCAGAAATTCAAGGAACAGGTTATGTGGTGAAATCTTTAGAAGCTGCATTATGGGCTTTTTATCACAGTCAATCGTTTGAAGAAGGCTGTTTATTAGCGGTTAATTTAGGGGATGATGCGGATACAACGGGGGCAATTTATGGACAGATTGCCGGGGCATTTTATGGAGAATTGGGAATTCCAGAACGATGGCGGCAACAGTTAGTTGATGCAGACTTGATTATTTCGTTTGGCGATCGGTTGTTTGAGTTTGCAGAGTCTGGGGTTACTCCATAA
- a CDS encoding DUF4278 domain-containing protein → MKLTYRGIGYDSEPQSFNLMEGEIGGKYRGNDWQVRYPRHIPVPATLNELTYRGARYNSGEAVTTPVAEVTAKTRQVRPLMDTQPGDKVMEEVAKLHRNNICRSLERRMQAARMLGNENLIEQLKMESQQLTCYLY, encoded by the coding sequence ATGAAACTAACTTATCGCGGAATTGGCTACGATTCGGAACCCCAGAGCTTTAATCTCATGGAGGGAGAAATTGGGGGGAAATATCGGGGGAATGATTGGCAAGTGCGCTATCCCCGGCATATTCCTGTCCCGGCAACTCTCAATGAGTTAACCTATCGGGGCGCTCGGTATAATTCTGGGGAAGCTGTAACCACCCCAGTGGCAGAAGTAACGGCAAAGACTCGGCAGGTGAGGCCCCTCATGGATACTCAACCAGGAGACAAGGTGATGGAAGAGGTTGCCAAACTTCACCGCAATAACATTTGTCGGAGTTTAGAACGCCGGATGCAAGCGGCCAGGATGCTGGGGAATGAAAACTTGATTGAACAGCTAAAAATGGAATCTCAGCAACTCACCTGCTACCTTTATTAA
- a CDS encoding HAD-IA family hydrolase translates to MSQPSVIFFDAAGTLFGVRGSVGTAYGNLARRFGVEVDDRLLNQAFFDSFAATEQAAFPGVLPTEIPRLEFQWWEAIATDTFKRAGVFHQFADFSAFFEQLYDYFATADPWFVYPDVRPTLESLHSQGIQLGVLSNFDSRLYSVLEALDLAQFFDSVTLSTAVGAAKPNPPIFAAGLEKHSCAASDAWHIGDSYRDDYQGAIAAGLRGIWLRRNP, encoded by the coding sequence ATGTCCCAGCCTTCGGTGATTTTTTTCGATGCCGCCGGTACCCTTTTTGGAGTGCGTGGCAGTGTGGGTACAGCTTACGGAAATTTGGCCCGTCGCTTTGGGGTAGAAGTGGACGATCGCCTGTTAAATCAGGCATTTTTCGACAGTTTTGCCGCCACAGAACAGGCGGCATTTCCCGGAGTCTTGCCAACGGAGATTCCCCGCCTGGAATTTCAGTGGTGGGAGGCGATCGCCACGGATACCTTCAAACGCGCCGGAGTCTTCCATCAGTTTGCCGATTTTTCGGCTTTCTTTGAGCAACTGTACGATTACTTTGCCACCGCTGACCCTTGGTTCGTCTATCCTGATGTTCGCCCCACCCTCGAATCCCTGCACTCTCAAGGCATTCAACTGGGAGTTTTGTCAAATTTTGACTCCAGACTTTACTCTGTCCTAGAGGCATTGGATCTGGCCCAATTTTTTGATTCCGTCACCCTTTCTACCGCTGTGGGGGCTGCAAAACCAAACCCGCCGATTTTTGCGGCGGGTTTAGAAAAACATAGCTGTGCAGCATCTGACGCATGGCACATCGGCGATAGCTATCGGGATGATTATCAAGGAGCGATCGCCGCTGGGTTGCGCGGGATCTGGCTACGGCGTAACCCCTAG
- a CDS encoding NAD(P)/FAD-dependent oxidoreductase: MTEKARICILGGGFGGLYAALRLSELPWNPSATPEIVLIDNNDRFLFSPLLYELLTGELQSWEIAPPFSELLANTRVRFHQGTVSEINLENRQVHLEDGVEFSYDRAIVALGGETPLDLVPGSADYAFPFRTIADAYRLEERLRLLEASDQDKIRIAVVGGGYSGVELACKLADRLQNRGRLRLVEMGTEILRTSTEFNREAATKALEERGIWIDLETTTQEITADSISLLYRGQVDPIPVDVVIWTVGTQVASVVQSLPVKHTERGQIEVTRTLQAIDHPELFAVGDLAYSLDASGQPVPTTAQAAMQQADYAAWNVWASLSDRPLLPFEYQGLGEMMTLGIDNATLTGLGVKLDGQMAHLLRRLAYLYRMPTFDHQLKVGLNWITQPVREFFSQSGLPR, from the coding sequence ATGACAGAAAAAGCACGAATTTGTATCCTCGGCGGCGGATTTGGCGGTCTGTATGCCGCTTTGCGCTTGAGCGAGTTACCCTGGAACCCATCCGCAACCCCCGAGATTGTTCTGATTGATAACAACGATCGCTTTTTGTTCTCCCCCCTCCTCTACGAGTTGCTCACCGGGGAATTGCAATCCTGGGAAATTGCGCCACCGTTTTCGGAACTGCTGGCTAATACCCGAGTGCGCTTCCATCAAGGCACCGTGTCTGAGATCAACCTAGAGAACAGACAGGTCCATTTAGAGGATGGCGTAGAATTCAGTTACGATCGCGCAATCGTGGCCCTCGGTGGAGAAACTCCCTTAGATTTAGTCCCCGGATCTGCCGATTATGCCTTCCCCTTCCGCACCATTGCCGATGCCTATCGTCTGGAAGAACGACTGCGCCTCCTAGAAGCCTCCGATCAAGACAAAATCCGCATCGCCGTCGTCGGTGGCGGCTATTCCGGGGTGGAATTGGCTTGTAAACTGGCCGATCGCCTCCAAAACCGAGGTCGTCTGCGCCTGGTTGAAATGGGGACAGAAATTCTGCGAACCTCCACGGAATTTAATCGTGAAGCAGCCACCAAAGCCCTAGAAGAACGGGGAATTTGGATTGATTTAGAAACCACCACCCAAGAAATTACCGCCGATAGCATTTCCCTGTTATATCGAGGACAAGTAGACCCGATTCCGGTTGATGTGGTGATTTGGACCGTGGGAACCCAAGTCGCCTCCGTGGTGCAATCCCTGCCGGTGAAGCATACCGAACGGGGTCAAATCGAAGTGACGCGGACCTTACAGGCGATCGACCATCCGGAACTGTTTGCAGTCGGGGACCTCGCCTATAGTCTTGATGCCAGTGGACAACCTGTGCCAACCACAGCACAAGCGGCAATGCAGCAAGCGGATTATGCTGCCTGGAATGTCTGGGCCTCCCTGAGCGATCGCCCCCTCCTCCCCTTTGAATATCAAGGATTAGGCGAAATGATGACCTTGGGGATTGATAATGCCACATTAACCGGATTAGGGGTCAAATTGGATGGTCAAATGGCCCACCTCTTACGGCGTTTGGCTTATCTGTATCGGATGCCCACATTTGACCATCAGCTTAAAGTCGGCTTAAATTGGATTACTCAGCCCGTGCGTGAGTTTTTCTCTCAATCCGGTTTACCCCGTTAA
- a CDS encoding C39 family peptidase, whose translation MTVTNDKPNSIFLEIDKICPLSEVANNQTLTSEIQQRLTELELLTPPVDGVFGDLTNAAYQRFQDLNGIEEEQEALGPKTIAALMNTQAQTLSIPRISLKTTTKTIFKTLPLQSSVLTANEQFSVEPGQSFTLANYERGHRGHYRVTLQEAIRNNRVWYAFEEHVQLIEGNRTLTQPQQPAASVRLNVPFKSQMDNYYNPSGACNVTSIAMCLEYLGVPRYDNRYRQMEDELYRWCLDRGYSRHNPEHLARVVRDYKRKDDFTYWGTIQRCQNHLRGGNPCVIHGYFTSFGHIIVLVGFDANGFIVHDPYGEWFPTGYRTDKSGAYLHYSYNLIRRTCIPDGQFWVHYISR comes from the coding sequence ATGACCGTAACTAACGACAAGCCTAATTCCATTTTTCTGGAAATTGACAAGATTTGTCCCCTCTCCGAAGTGGCAAATAATCAGACTTTAACGAGTGAGATTCAGCAGCGATTAACGGAGTTGGAATTACTCACCCCTCCTGTTGATGGTGTTTTTGGGGACCTGACCAACGCCGCTTATCAACGCTTTCAGGACCTCAACGGGATTGAAGAAGAACAAGAAGCCCTGGGTCCGAAAACCATTGCCGCCCTGATGAATACTCAGGCCCAAACTTTATCAATCCCCCGAATTTCCCTAAAAACCACCACGAAAACGATTTTCAAAACTTTACCCCTGCAATCTTCTGTACTCACTGCCAATGAGCAATTTAGTGTAGAACCGGGTCAAAGTTTTACCTTAGCTAATTATGAACGGGGCCATCGCGGTCATTATCGGGTGACCTTACAAGAAGCGATTCGGAACAATCGCGTCTGGTATGCCTTTGAAGAGCACGTTCAACTGATAGAAGGAAACCGCACCCTCACGCAACCCCAGCAACCGGCTGCATCGGTGCGATTAAATGTGCCTTTTAAGTCTCAGATGGATAACTATTACAATCCCAGCGGCGCTTGTAATGTGACCTCGATCGCCATGTGTTTGGAATATCTAGGGGTTCCCCGCTACGACAATCGCTATCGCCAGATGGAAGATGAGTTATATCGCTGGTGTCTCGATCGCGGATATTCCCGCCATAACCCTGAACATTTAGCGCGAGTTGTCCGAGACTATAAACGCAAAGATGACTTTACCTACTGGGGAACCATCCAACGCTGTCAAAACCACCTGCGCGGCGGCAATCCCTGCGTGATTCACGGCTATTTCACCAGCTTTGGTCACATTATCGTCTTAGTCGGATTTGACGCCAACGGATTCATCGTTCATGACCCTTATGGCGAATGGTTCCCGACGGGTTACCGCACAGATAAAAGCGGTGCCTATCTCCACTACTCCTACAACTTAATCCGCCGCACTTGTATTCCAGATGGACAGTTCTGGGTTCACTACATCAGTCGTTAA
- a CDS encoding DUF4394 domain-containing protein has translation MTVFIALIGNSLYAFNANNPMQAFSVGVTGIEGTLLGIDTRPANGLIYGVTTTNNIYSIDPQSLGFTINPNGALNNIRTPVTVAATFVSTLSEPFEGGIVSGLDFNPVPDRLRLVGENNQNFRINVDTGEVIVDGTLAFAADDPNGGINPTISASGYTNSFAGTTSTQLYNIDTQLNTLVLQNPPNDGTLVTIGNLGVDFGNLAGFDIVSGMDGENAAFAVANSMLYSIDLMNGQATSLGMIGGLSGLDFRGLATVPTSTFRDTITGETEFNPAQYLASHPDLIAAYGYNIGAAIDHFQVFGRAENRALSTFDQLGYLASYGDLIEAIGLNRFSATHHYLAFGVSEGRVTNLFDPVSYLNTYADLRAAFGNDLVAATEHYILNGFSEGRVF, from the coding sequence ATGACCGTTTTTATTGCTTTAATTGGCAACAGCCTATACGCTTTTAATGCGAACAATCCGATGCAAGCCTTCTCTGTGGGGGTAACTGGAATCGAGGGAACTTTACTCGGGATTGATACCCGACCGGCCAACGGTTTGATTTATGGCGTCACAACCACCAACAATATTTACTCCATTGACCCCCAGAGTCTGGGATTCACAATTAATCCCAATGGAGCATTGAATAATATAAGGACTCCGGTCACCGTAGCTGCCACATTTGTCAGCACCTTATCCGAACCCTTTGAAGGGGGAATAGTTTCAGGATTGGACTTTAATCCAGTTCCGGACCGGCTGCGATTAGTGGGGGAGAATAACCAAAATTTCCGCATCAATGTTGATACTGGAGAAGTCATTGTTGATGGCACCCTAGCATTTGCAGCAGACGACCCTAATGGGGGCATTAATCCAACCATTAGTGCCTCGGGTTATACCAATTCCTTTGCCGGAACGACTTCCACCCAACTCTACAATATCGATACTCAACTGAACACCCTGGTACTGCAAAATCCCCCCAATGATGGGACTCTGGTTACCATTGGGAATTTAGGGGTGGATTTTGGTAATTTGGCTGGGTTTGATATTGTTTCCGGGATGGACGGGGAGAATGCTGCCTTTGCCGTTGCTAACTCCATGCTCTATTCGATTGACCTGATGAATGGTCAAGCCACTAGCTTAGGGATGATTGGGGGCCTTTCAGGCTTAGATTTCCGAGGGTTGGCAACGGTACCCACTTCTACGTTCCGAGACACGATTACAGGAGAAACTGAATTTAACCCGGCTCAATATTTGGCTTCTCATCCGGATCTAATTGCTGCGTATGGCTATAATATTGGCGCTGCTATTGATCATTTTCAGGTATTTGGGAGGGCAGAAAATCGAGCATTGAGTACGTTTGACCAACTGGGATATCTGGCTTCTTATGGAGATTTGATTGAGGCGATTGGGCTTAATCGTTTCTCAGCCACGCACCATTATCTTGCGTTTGGGGTTTCGGAAGGGCGGGTCACCAATCTGTTCGATCCGGTCAGTTATCTCAATACTTATGCCGATTTAAGGGCTGCGTTTGGTAATGATTTAGTGGCCGCGACTGAACACTATATCCTAAATGGATTTAGTGAGGGTCGCGTTTTTTAG